From a region of the Myroides sp. JBRI-B21084 genome:
- a CDS encoding S9 family peptidase: MKKIFLLFTLIAAPITTVNAQQQIEVAQIWNGTFRTNQLNALNTLHTKNQYSVLDYNRNTQTFTIDAFDFTTLKKVQTLFSTENFPEITEISDYSINKTDDKILIATNSNPIYRHSFTSVYYLYDIASKSILKISNEAIQEPLLNKNGTKVAYAFENNLYVFDVATKKTTQITNDGEKNAIINGITDWVYEEEFAFVRAFDWNADGTKLAFIKFNESNVPVFSMDIYGEELYPQQQVFKYPKAGENNSKVSLHLYDVTKASTQNVALNNETAYYIPRLKFTNNANVLSVQTLNRHQNELNLLFVDAVSGKTTTVLTEKDKAYVDITDNLTFLNDNSFIWTSEKSGYNHIYHYNNNGSLKKQVTTGNWDVTNYYGYNKNNETIYYQSVENGSTKRDVYSIKLNGSGKKQLSSQSGTNSATFSPDFNYFINNHSSSTKAPSVRLVDTNSGKTINEILNNTALENKLKSYNLPTKEFTTFKNEIGNDLNGYIIKPTNFDAKKKYPVLMYQYSGPGSQEVTDSWSDSNDYWHMMLAQKGYIIVCVDGRGTGFKGADFKKVTQKQLGKFEVEDQIYVAKQLAKEPFVDANRLGIWGWSFGGFMSSNCLFQGNNVFKTAIAVAPVTSWRFYDSVYTERFMTTPQENASGYDANSPITHAEKLKGNYLLIHGTADDNVHVQNAMVLINKLVYLNKNFDWLIYPDKNHGIYGGKTREQLYTKMTDYILNKL; this comes from the coding sequence ATGAAGAAAATTTTTTTGCTGTTTACCCTAATTGCAGCGCCGATAACAACCGTAAATGCGCAACAACAAATAGAAGTTGCCCAAATTTGGAACGGAACTTTTAGAACCAATCAACTAAATGCTTTAAATACGCTACACACTAAAAATCAGTACAGCGTTTTAGATTATAACCGCAACACACAAACTTTTACCATTGATGCGTTTGATTTTACTACCTTAAAAAAGGTGCAAACGTTGTTTTCTACTGAAAATTTCCCTGAAATAACTGAAATTTCAGACTATTCAATCAATAAAACCGACGATAAAATTTTAATTGCAACCAACAGCAATCCTATTTACCGTCATTCGTTTACATCGGTGTATTATTTATACGATATCGCTTCAAAATCAATACTTAAAATTAGCAACGAAGCCATTCAAGAACCGTTGTTAAATAAAAATGGAACAAAAGTAGCCTATGCCTTTGAAAACAATTTGTATGTTTTTGATGTTGCTACTAAAAAAACAACCCAAATTACCAACGATGGCGAAAAAAACGCTATTATAAATGGCATCACCGACTGGGTTTACGAGGAAGAATTTGCCTTTGTACGCGCTTTTGATTGGAATGCCGATGGTACCAAACTTGCCTTTATTAAGTTTAATGAAAGCAATGTTCCTGTTTTTTCGATGGATATTTATGGAGAAGAATTGTATCCGCAGCAACAAGTTTTTAAATATCCCAAAGCAGGCGAAAACAATTCAAAGGTAAGCTTGCATTTGTACGATGTTACAAAAGCTTCCACCCAAAACGTAGCGTTAAATAACGAAACAGCTTACTACATTCCACGTTTAAAATTTACCAATAACGCCAATGTTTTAAGTGTACAAACACTAAATCGACACCAAAACGAATTAAATTTATTGTTTGTTGATGCAGTTTCGGGCAAAACAACAACCGTTCTTACCGAAAAAGATAAAGCATATGTAGATATTACCGATAACTTAACTTTTTTAAACGATAATAGTTTTATTTGGACCAGCGAAAAAAGTGGGTACAACCATATTTATCATTACAATAACAACGGATCGTTAAAAAAGCAGGTAACTACCGGCAATTGGGATGTTACCAACTATTACGGCTATAACAAAAACAACGAAACCATTTATTATCAATCGGTTGAAAACGGTTCTACAAAACGCGATGTATACAGCATTAAGTTAAACGGATCGGGCAAAAAACAATTATCAAGTCAAAGCGGAACAAACAGCGCAACATTTAGCCCCGATTTCAACTACTTTATAAACAATCATTCTTCAAGCACAAAAGCGCCTTCAGTTCGTTTGGTTGATACTAATTCAGGTAAAACAATAAACGAAATTTTAAATAACACTGCATTAGAAAATAAACTGAAATCATATAATTTACCTACAAAAGAATTTACCACTTTTAAAAACGAAATAGGCAACGATTTAAACGGATATATTATTAAACCTACAAATTTTGATGCTAAAAAGAAATATCCCGTTTTAATGTACCAATATTCAGGCCCAGGTTCGCAAGAAGTTACCGATTCTTGGAGCGATTCTAACGATTATTGGCACATGATGCTTGCTCAAAAAGGATACATTATTGTTTGTGTAGATGGACGTGGAACTGGTTTTAAAGGTGCCGATTTTAAAAAAGTTACTCAAAAACAATTAGGAAAATTTGAAGTTGAAGATCAAATTTATGTTGCAAAACAATTAGCTAAAGAACCTTTTGTTGATGCTAATAGATTGGGTATTTGGGGATGGAGTTTTGGTGGTTTTATGAGCAGCAACTGTTTGTTTCAAGGCAATAATGTGTTTAAAACCGCAATTGCAGTTGCACCAGTTACATCGTGGCGTTTTTACGATTCGGTTTATACAGAACGTTTCATGACTACCCCACAAGAAAATGCATCGGGTTACGATGCCAATTCGCCAATAACTCACGCCGAAAAATTAAAAGGCAATTATTTACTAATACATGGCACTGCCGATGATAACGTGCATGTACAAAACGCAATGGTTTTAATTAACAAACTGGTTTATTTAAACAAAAATTTTGATTGGTTAATTTATCCCGATAAAAACCATGGTATTTATGGTGGCAAAACACGCGAACAATTATATACTAAAATGACCGATTACATTTTAAACAAATTGTAA
- a CDS encoding HNH endonuclease has product MNKEPNIYFVNCGHGSTRNLNDCAKLGFISAGQGKTFGKQIQRLSKGDIIAVYRSKVGFVGVARVISNSMEIDKAILNGKNVTEDIFSPETDMFRNSTNQLKEWLVAVNWITPVLLSATPKSGAFSNVKIRNVVSTLDNQNELKLNLEQHFNINFQDLLNESKLIKKVQREESLKKDEIKTITFPDDLESLTFPEGKEQYIIHKKKERNSTLIKLAKLKYFEINPRLSCQVCDFSFYEEYGKLGLGYIEAHHIFPISELTEETESKIDDLVFVCSNCHKMLHRRRPWLTLETLKELIIKLKSK; this is encoded by the coding sequence ATGAATAAAGAACCTAATATTTATTTTGTCAATTGTGGACACGGTTCAACGAGAAATTTAAATGATTGTGCTAAACTTGGTTTTATTTCAGCTGGACAAGGTAAAACTTTTGGTAAACAAATACAAAGGTTGAGCAAAGGTGATATAATAGCTGTTTATAGAAGTAAAGTTGGATTTGTAGGAGTTGCTAGAGTTATTTCAAATTCTATGGAAATTGATAAAGCTATTTTAAATGGTAAAAATGTAACGGAAGATATTTTTTCGCCTGAAACAGATATGTTTCGAAACAGTACTAATCAATTAAAAGAATGGCTTGTTGCTGTAAATTGGATTACTCCAGTGCTTTTGAGCGCAACTCCTAAAAGTGGAGCATTTAGTAATGTTAAAATTAGAAATGTTGTTTCTACACTTGATAATCAAAATGAGCTAAAACTTAATTTAGAACAACATTTTAATATAAATTTTCAAGATTTACTAAATGAAAGTAAATTAATAAAAAAAGTTCAAAGAGAAGAAAGCTTAAAAAAAGATGAAATAAAAACAATCACATTTCCAGATGACTTAGAATCCTTAACATTTCCAGAAGGAAAAGAACAGTATATTATACATAAAAAGAAAGAAAGAAATTCAACACTTATTAAACTTGCTAAACTAAAATATTTTGAAATAAACCCACGTCTATCTTGCCAAGTCTGTGATTTTTCTTTTTATGAAGAGTATGGAAAATTGGGATTAGGATATATAGAAGCACATCACATTTTCCCGATTTCAGAACTTACTGAAGAAACTGAATCTAAAATTGACGATTTAGTTTTCGTTTGCTCAAATTGTCATAAAATGCTACATAGACGCAGACCTTGGTTAACGTTAGAAACACTTAAAGAATTAATAATCAAATTAAAGTCTAAATAG
- a CDS encoding hydroxymethylglutaryl-CoA reductase, degradative, with the protein MNIVNGFSKLTKNQKINWLVAHYFNNNQAIEPLLQTYWNSNEQLQKLHDEFIENTITNFYLPLGIAPNFVINGTTYAIPMVIEESSVVAAAANAAKFWSKRGGFKATVLSTEKIGNVHFMFAGSFEKLTKFFNTLQSIFRNRTAEITKNMEKRGGGILNIELIDKTADLANYYQLHATFDTKDSMGANFINSCLEEFANVLREEVMEFDLFTSEEKESLQIIMSILSNYVPNCLVRAEVSCKIAELHSKEIENPQEFAEKFVQAVRIAQIEPYRAVTHNKGIMNGVDAVVLATGNDFRAVEAGVHAFAAKTGTYASLSYAEIDGDTFRFWIDLPLALGTVGGLTNLHPMVKFALELLQNPDANELMQIIAVAGLAQNFAAVKSLTTTGIQKGHMKMHLMNILNQLKATAEEKATALKYFENQTVSHSAVVEFVEGLRK; encoded by the coding sequence ATGAATATTGTTAATGGTTTTTCTAAACTTACAAAAAATCAAAAAATAAATTGGTTGGTTGCGCATTATTTTAACAACAACCAAGCCATTGAACCTTTGCTGCAAACCTATTGGAACAGCAACGAGCAATTGCAAAAATTACATGACGAGTTTATAGAAAACACCATTACCAATTTTTATTTGCCTTTAGGTATTGCCCCAAATTTTGTAATTAACGGCACAACTTATGCCATACCAATGGTTATTGAAGAAAGTTCGGTAGTTGCAGCAGCAGCAAACGCAGCAAAGTTTTGGAGCAAACGCGGCGGTTTTAAAGCTACCGTTTTATCAACCGAAAAAATTGGAAACGTACACTTTATGTTTGCAGGTTCGTTTGAAAAATTAACTAAGTTTTTTAATACCTTACAATCCATTTTTAGAAATAGAACTGCCGAAATTACCAAAAACATGGAAAAACGCGGCGGTGGTATTTTAAATATTGAATTAATTGATAAAACAGCCGATTTAGCGAACTACTATCAATTACACGCCACTTTTGATACGAAAGACAGCATGGGGGCTAATTTTATAAACTCGTGCTTAGAAGAATTTGCGAATGTGTTGCGCGAAGAAGTAATGGAATTTGATTTGTTTACAAGTGAAGAAAAAGAATCGTTGCAAATTATCATGTCTATTTTATCGAATTACGTACCAAACTGCTTGGTGCGTGCCGAAGTTTCTTGTAAAATTGCTGAATTACATTCAAAGGAAATAGAAAATCCACAGGAATTTGCCGAAAAATTTGTGCAAGCTGTTCGTATTGCGCAAATTGAACCTTACCGAGCTGTAACGCACAACAAAGGTATAATGAATGGGGTTGATGCGGTTGTTTTGGCAACTGGTAACGATTTTAGAGCTGTTGAAGCAGGCGTTCATGCATTTGCTGCCAAAACGGGTACTTACGCATCGCTTTCGTATGCCGAAATTGATGGTGATACGTTTCGTTTTTGGATTGATTTGCCTTTGGCGTTGGGAACTGTTGGTGGTTTAACTAATTTGCATCCAATGGTAAAATTTGCTTTGGAATTGTTACAAAACCCCGATGCGAATGAATTAATGCAAATTATTGCAGTTGCAGGTTTGGCTCAGAATTTTGCAGCAGTGAAATCGTTAACAACTACGGGTATTCAAAAAGGACACATGAAAATGCACTTAATGAATATATTAAATCAATTAAAAGCAACTGCCGAAGAAAAAGCAACTGCCTTAAAATATTTTGAAAACCAAACGGTTTCACACAGTGCTGTGGTTGAATTTGTTGAAGGTTTGAGAAAGTAA
- a CDS encoding GYDIA family GHMP kinase has product MEFYSNGKLFILGEYYVLEGAKVFALPTKFGQYLSVFPLKTKVLSWKSYDADGSVWYNDEIAILDIILNNQSTTDKVRNTLIDILHQAHLMNPSILENNGFLVETKLTFPRNWGLGTSSTLINNIAQWFQVNAFKLLQKSFGGSGFDISCAQNNTPVTYQVVNNIPVVKQVLFNPTFKEHLYFVYLNKKRDSKDAIANFRKKQKNLTEEIKQVSQMTDELLQIQNLETFISFFKQYEQNLGEILETLPIQKQLFSDFKGLVKSLGGWGGDFVMVASAENPTEYFAKKGYHTILKYSDIIL; this is encoded by the coding sequence ATGGAATTTTACAGCAACGGCAAACTATTTATTTTAGGCGAATACTATGTTTTAGAAGGCGCAAAGGTTTTTGCTTTGCCCACTAAATTCGGTCAATATTTAAGTGTTTTTCCTTTAAAAACAAAGGTTTTAAGTTGGAAAAGTTACGATGCCGATGGTTCGGTTTGGTACAACGATGAAATTGCAATTCTTGATATTATTTTAAATAATCAATCAACTACCGATAAAGTACGAAACACGTTGATTGATATTCTGCATCAGGCACATTTAATGAATCCTTCCATTTTAGAAAATAACGGTTTTTTAGTTGAAACCAAGTTAACTTTTCCAAGAAATTGGGGTTTAGGAACGTCGTCAACTTTAATAAATAATATTGCCCAATGGTTTCAGGTTAATGCTTTTAAACTGTTGCAAAAATCGTTTGGTGGCAGCGGATTTGATATTTCTTGTGCACAAAACAACACGCCTGTAACGTATCAGGTTGTAAATAATATACCTGTTGTAAAACAAGTTTTGTTTAATCCTACATTTAAAGAACACCTTTATTTTGTGTATTTGAACAAAAAACGCGACAGTAAAGATGCGATTGCAAATTTTAGAAAGAAACAGAAAAATTTAACCGAGGAAATTAAACAGGTTTCACAGATGACAGATGAATTATTGCAAATTCAAAATTTAGAAACGTTTATTTCGTTTTTTAAACAATATGAGCAAAATTTGGGTGAAATTTTAGAAACGCTACCTATTCAAAAGCAGTTGTTTAGTGATTTTAAGGGTTTGGTAAAAAGTCTTGGTGGTTGGGGCGGCGATTTTGTTATGGTTGCAAGTGCTGAAAACCCTACCGAATATTTTGCTAAAAAAGGATATCATACTATATTAAAATACAGCGATATAATTTTATAA
- a CDS encoding DUF1801 domain-containing protein, with the protein MAINKSTFTTVLTYIDSFTNEQTAFLHEVYQIIKKYVPTETVEKISYNMPTFYYNGNLLHFALYKNHLGIYPGSEAIEHFQKQLSGFKTSKGAIQIPLNKPFPEKLIAEIIQYNVSKLKDKSVTNWNTYKSKWIDAEEFMQQLIVKTNLNKTIKWGAEVYTYNDKNIVSWHGFKDFFSIWFYNGVFLKDTENVLINASDGKTKALRQWRFTSVVQMNEEKITAYINEAINNCINGKELKPEPFKAIEPEEILKDFLANNFDLNTAFNQLTKGKQKEYIIYISEAKQEKTKLNRLEKIKPLILEGKGLNDKYKSK; encoded by the coding sequence ATGGCTATAAACAAATCTACTTTTACAACAGTTTTAACTTATATTGATTCATTTACAAACGAACAAACAGCGTTTTTACATGAAGTGTATCAAATAATTAAAAAATACGTGCCTACTGAAACCGTTGAAAAAATAAGCTACAACATGCCTACTTTTTATTATAACGGTAACTTATTGCATTTTGCGTTGTATAAAAACCATTTAGGTATTTACCCAGGTTCCGAAGCTATTGAACATTTCCAAAAGCAATTAAGTGGGTTTAAAACATCTAAAGGAGCCATTCAAATACCTTTAAATAAGCCTTTTCCTGAAAAACTAATTGCCGAAATCATTCAATATAATGTATCAAAGTTAAAAGATAAATCGGTTACAAATTGGAATACATATAAAAGCAAATGGATTGATGCTGAAGAATTTATGCAACAACTTATTGTAAAAACCAATTTAAATAAAACCATAAAATGGGGTGCCGAAGTTTATACTTATAACGATAAAAATATTGTTAGTTGGCATGGTTTTAAAGATTTTTTTTCGATTTGGTTTTACAATGGTGTTTTTTTAAAAGATACTGAAAACGTTTTAATTAACGCTAGCGATGGCAAAACAAAAGCCTTACGCCAATGGCGCTTTACTAGTGTAGTTCAAATGAACGAAGAAAAAATCACCGCTTATATTAATGAGGCTATTAATAACTGCATTAATGGTAAGGAATTAAAACCCGAACCTTTTAAAGCAATTGAACCCGAAGAAATTTTAAAAGATTTTTTAGCCAACAATTTTGATTTAAACACGGCATTTAATCAACTTACAAAAGGCAAACAAAAGGAATACATTATTTACATTAGCGAAGCTAAACAAGAAAAAACCAAATTAAATAGGTTAGAGAAAATTAAACCTTTAATTTTAGAAGGCAAAGGCTTAAACGATAAATATAAATCAAAATAA
- a CDS encoding VOC family protein: MSKPKYEFGQFFWSDLTVPDATSLKDFYAEVAGWQIQEVAMNDNGEKYNDFAMMINNETPVSGVCNQRGVNKNIPPQWIMYINVESVSESLNKALKLGGKLLLESKKADGSYNFVIIQDPAGAVFGLGTVK, translated from the coding sequence ATGAGTAAACCTAAATATGAATTCGGACAATTTTTCTGGAGCGATTTAACCGTTCCCGATGCTACTTCGTTAAAAGACTTTTATGCAGAAGTTGCTGGTTGGCAAATACAAGAGGTTGCCATGAATGATAACGGAGAAAAATACAACGATTTTGCCATGATGATAAACAACGAAACTCCTGTAAGTGGTGTTTGCAATCAGCGTGGTGTTAATAAAAACATTCCTCCACAATGGATTATGTATATAAATGTTGAAAGCGTTTCCGAAAGTTTAAACAAAGCCTTAAAACTAGGTGGTAAATTGTTGTTAGAAAGTAAAAAGGCCGATGGTTCTTATAATTTTGTTATTATTCAAGATCCCGCAGGTGCTGTTTTTGGTTTAGGAACCGTTAAATAA
- a CDS encoding SRPBCC domain-containing protein produces the protein MSKITIQTSINATIEKVWDAMNTPADIEKWNQASPDWHCLNASNNLVVGGKLKSTMAAKDGSFAFDFEGIYDEIIPHSYIKYHLGDDRVVEIWFKTENNQVHITETFDAETVNSEELQKNGWQAILNSFKNHVENKK, from the coding sequence ATGTCGAAAATAACCATACAAACCTCCATTAACGCAACTATTGAAAAAGTTTGGGATGCAATGAACACCCCTGCTGATATTGAAAAATGGAACCAAGCAAGCCCAGATTGGCACTGCTTAAACGCATCGAACAACTTAGTAGTTGGCGGAAAATTAAAAAGCACTATGGCTGCTAAAGATGGTAGTTTTGCTTTTGATTTTGAAGGAATTTACGATGAAATCATACCGCATTCGTATATAAAATACCATTTAGGCGATGACCGCGTAGTTGAAATTTGGTTTAAAACCGAAAATAATCAAGTACATATTACCGAAACTTTTGACGCTGAAACTGTAAATTCCGAAGAATTACAAAAAAACGGTTGGCAAGCCATTTTAAATAGTTTTAAAAATCATGTAGAAAATAAAAAATAA
- a CDS encoding SRPBCC domain-containing protein, with the protein MEKLTAKASIQIQKKVNDVFDAIIMANKMSNYFIESGTGNLETNQTVYWKFPEFNDTFPVIGKKIIPNEYISFSWNPEPNMFVEIFLQSHPDQSTVVKIIEHEMDRTEEGIKKMMQQTEGWANFLACLKASLEYNINLRKGAFEFMSTK; encoded by the coding sequence ATGGAAAAATTAACTGCTAAAGCAAGTATTCAAATTCAAAAAAAAGTAAACGATGTTTTTGATGCTATTATTATGGCTAATAAAATGAGTAATTATTTTATTGAATCAGGTACGGGTAATTTAGAAACAAATCAAACCGTATATTGGAAGTTTCCAGAATTTAACGATACTTTTCCTGTTATTGGAAAGAAAATTATTCCAAACGAATACATTTCATTTAGTTGGAATCCGGAACCTAACATGTTTGTTGAAATATTTCTACAATCTCACCCCGATCAATCAACAGTTGTAAAAATTATCGAACATGAGATGGATCGAACCGAAGAAGGCATAAAAAAAATGATGCAACAAACCGAAGGTTGGGCCAATTTTTTAGCATGTTTAAAAGCTAGTTTAGAATACAATATTAATTTACGCAAAGGTGCTTTTGAATTTATGAGCACTAAATAA
- a CDS encoding ABC transporter ATP-binding protein codes for MNLHKQRVQQAVHFLKNNDTFLGFRKLLDCAIDTQNMHIYNQAIALTDWKEQNPNQNDTFINKATELLAKIEECNVVTPQSNSVILTANEITKSYGSGKFSLGPVSLNLTKGQVFGLVGENGNGKTTLLRILAKEIAPTKGSLQYQFNTKINNNYDLRTKLIYIPQRTDKWYGSLLDNLRFVLANYGEKPDEIETRVLMMVARLGLWNYKHLKWSELSSGYKMRFELARTLLRKPEILLLDEPLANLDVLAQQIILEDLKAIANSVNNPIALILSSQQLFEVEKISDEVIFLKNGTYHSNANIENTEKKPLIIEIDTTANRNELEKVFEPFKPTKLTFNGGIYTAYFNAETNFSNVITALGSAKIQITYIRDISASTRRFFVN; via the coding sequence ATGAATTTACACAAGCAACGTGTACAACAAGCTGTACACTTTTTAAAAAACAACGACACTTTTTTAGGCTTTAGAAAATTGCTTGATTGTGCTATTGATACTCAAAATATGCACATTTACAACCAAGCCATTGCTTTAACTGATTGGAAAGAGCAAAACCCCAACCAAAACGATACTTTTATTAATAAAGCTACAGAATTATTAGCCAAAATTGAAGAATGTAACGTGGTTACGCCTCAATCAAATTCGGTAATTTTAACGGCAAATGAAATTACAAAAAGCTATGGGTCAGGTAAGTTTTCTTTAGGTCCGGTTTCGTTAAATCTTACTAAAGGGCAAGTTTTTGGTCTTGTAGGCGAAAACGGAAATGGTAAAACTACGCTTTTACGCATTTTAGCAAAAGAAATTGCACCTACAAAAGGCTCTTTACAGTATCAATTCAATACAAAAATCAACAACAATTACGATTTACGCACCAAATTAATTTACATACCGCAGCGAACCGATAAATGGTACGGCAGTTTGTTAGATAACTTGCGTTTTGTTTTAGCAAATTATGGCGAAAAACCTGACGAAATTGAAACGCGCGTTTTGATGATGGTTGCACGTTTAGGACTTTGGAATTACAAACATTTAAAATGGAGCGAACTTTCATCAGGGTATAAAATGCGTTTTGAATTAGCTAGAACGTTACTTAGAAAACCCGAAATTTTGTTGTTAGACGAACCTTTAGCAAATCTTGATGTATTGGCGCAGCAAATTATTTTAGAAGATTTAAAAGCCATAGCCAATTCTGTAAACAACCCCATTGCACTTATTTTAAGTTCGCAACAATTGTTTGAAGTTGAAAAAATTTCCGATGAAGTTATTTTCTTAAAAAACGGAACGTATCATTCTAACGCTAATATTGAAAACACCGAAAAAAAACCGTTAATTATTGAAATTGACACTACCGCAAATCGCAATGAATTAGAAAAAGTGTTTGAACCGTTTAAACCAACAAAACTTACCTTTAACGGAGGTATTTACACGGCTTATTTTAATGCCGAGACCAATTTTTCGAACGTGATTACCGCCTTAGGTTCGGCTAAAATACAAATAACGTATATTAGAGATATTTCGGCTTCAACACGTAGATTTTTTGTCAATTAA
- a CDS encoding pseudouridine synthase, with the protein MNTQGANNGNKNNKKPSFSKKGSSNKFKKGGSSSGSKFEKPFKKDDKPFKKFTTNKPAKATKPAALKDDTIRLNKYISNSGVCSRRDADLYIQSGNVTVNGEVVTEMGYKVQPNDKVIFDGVLLNPEKKVYVLLNKPKGFSTSDDENVSSAYDLVRNASTSILKPVGRMDKSTVGLLLYTNDNELIQKFTNAAQHSSKLYQVTLDKNLKFEDLEKIQTGVYINEHKVWVEEISYVENQPKSEVGIKVKTSNVKVVRAVFEKLGYNVIKLDRVMYAGLTKWGIARGQWRFLTEQEIINLKNLK; encoded by the coding sequence ATGAATACGCAAGGCGCTAATAACGGCAATAAAAATAATAAAAAACCTTCTTTTTCTAAAAAGGGTTCTTCAAATAAATTTAAAAAAGGAGGAAGTTCATCGGGTTCAAAATTTGAAAAACCGTTTAAGAAAGACGATAAACCGTTTAAGAAATTTACAACGAATAAGCCTGCAAAAGCAACAAAACCAGCTGCTTTAAAAGACGACACCATTCGTTTAAATAAATACATTTCAAATTCGGGCGTTTGTTCACGTCGTGATGCGGATTTATACATTCAATCTGGAAATGTAACCGTAAACGGCGAAGTTGTTACCGAAATGGGTTACAAAGTACAACCAAATGACAAAGTGATTTTTGATGGTGTTTTATTAAATCCTGAGAAAAAAGTGTACGTTTTATTGAATAAACCTAAAGGTTTTTCTACATCTGACGATGAAAACGTATCAAGTGCCTACGATTTAGTTCGCAATGCTTCTACATCAATTTTAAAACCAGTTGGTAGAATGGATAAAAGTACCGTTGGTTTACTATTGTACACAAACGATAATGAATTAATTCAAAAATTCACTAATGCAGCTCAACATTCATCTAAATTATACCAAGTAACTTTAGATAAAAACCTAAAATTTGAAGATTTAGAAAAAATACAAACAGGCGTTTATATAAACGAACACAAAGTTTGGGTTGAAGAAATTTCGTATGTTGAAAATCAACCAAAAAGCGAAGTGGGTATTAAAGTAAAAACATCAAACGTAAAAGTAGTACGCGCCGTGTTTGAAAAATTAGGCTACAACGTAATAAAATTAGACCGCGTTATGTATGCCGGCTTAACAAAATGGGGCATTGCGCGCGGACAATGGCGTTTTCTTACCGAACAAGAAATCATTAATCTTAAAAATTTAAAATAG